The Corynebacterium vitaeruminis DSM 20294 genome window below encodes:
- a CDS encoding thiamine phosphate synthase: protein MPVDYRCYFVTGAGDPREVADRAAQAASGGAGVIQVRSKPISARSLLALARSVSEAVAAANPATRVLVDDRVDVALALMREGANVHGVHVGQDDLPVPAVRSLLGPQAIIGLTTGTLELVRAANKVAGALDYVGCGPFRPTPTKDSGRVPLGVAGYAPIVKESLVPVVAIGDVTADDVAELAATGIAGTAIVRGIMNADSPSDYCATVLAEFERGRR from the coding sequence ATGCCCGTCGATTACCGCTGCTACTTCGTCACCGGCGCGGGAGACCCCCGCGAGGTGGCAGACCGCGCGGCCCAGGCGGCCTCCGGCGGCGCCGGTGTCATCCAGGTCCGCTCGAAGCCGATCAGCGCGCGCTCGCTGCTCGCGCTCGCCCGCTCGGTGTCGGAGGCCGTCGCCGCCGCGAACCCGGCCACCCGGGTGCTCGTCGACGACCGCGTCGACGTGGCCCTGGCCCTGATGCGCGAGGGCGCGAACGTCCACGGCGTGCACGTGGGCCAGGACGACCTCCCGGTGCCGGCGGTGCGCTCGCTGCTCGGGCCACAGGCCATCATCGGGCTGACCACCGGCACCCTCGAGCTCGTGCGCGCGGCCAACAAGGTGGCGGGCGCCCTCGACTACGTCGGCTGCGGGCCCTTCCGCCCCACGCCCACGAAGGACTCCGGGCGCGTCCCGCTCGGTGTCGCTGGCTACGCCCCGATTGTGAAGGAGTCGCTGGTGCCGGTCGTGGCCATCGGCGACGTCACCGCGGATGACGTGGCGGAGCTTGCCGCCACCGGGATCGCGGGCACGGCCATCGTCCGCGGCATCATGAACGCCGACTCCCCCTCCGACTACTGCGCGACGGTCCTCGCCGAGTTCGAGCGCGGCCGCCGCTAA
- the thiO gene encoding glycine oxidase ThiO, whose translation MVGLVTAFELANAGHAVTVIDPEPASGATHHAGGMLAPAAEVVYRQDPLFPLMLAAAGWHEEIFPAVAAHTGRTLGHRTEGTLVVAGDKADAAHLAELTDYQDAHGMSVERLTVREARRLEPALSPRIAGAVSLPGDTQVFPRMYAEALIDACRDLGVRFHAGTVESVTDEAIALRGGEAIDLVDGDQVVLACGLGAARIGGWFTGANPLRLRPVYGDILRVKAPETGEIVTRVVRGFVEDRPVYVIPRVDGTIAIGATSREDDHPGPLVGGVHQLLRDAIRLVPALEECEFLEATCGARPGTPDDLPYLGRISPRIIVSTGYFRHGILLSAFGARVTRELVEGRAPGIDISACDPLRHGA comes from the coding sequence ATGGTGGGGCTGGTCACCGCCTTCGAGCTGGCGAACGCCGGCCACGCGGTCACCGTCATCGACCCAGAGCCCGCCTCGGGCGCCACCCACCACGCGGGCGGCATGCTCGCCCCTGCCGCCGAGGTGGTCTACCGCCAGGACCCGCTCTTCCCGCTCATGCTCGCCGCCGCGGGGTGGCACGAGGAGATCTTCCCCGCCGTCGCCGCGCACACCGGGCGCACGCTCGGGCACCGCACGGAGGGCACCCTCGTCGTGGCGGGCGACAAGGCGGACGCCGCCCACCTCGCCGAGCTCACCGACTACCAGGACGCCCACGGCATGAGCGTCGAGCGGCTCACCGTGCGCGAGGCCCGCAGGCTCGAGCCGGCGCTGTCACCGAGGATCGCGGGCGCGGTCTCGCTCCCGGGCGACACCCAGGTCTTCCCGCGCATGTACGCCGAGGCGCTCATCGACGCCTGCCGCGACCTCGGCGTGCGCTTTCACGCGGGGACGGTCGAATCCGTCACCGACGAGGCGATCGCGCTTCGCGGCGGTGAGGCCATCGACCTCGTCGATGGCGACCAGGTGGTCCTCGCCTGCGGGCTCGGCGCCGCGAGAATCGGCGGCTGGTTTACCGGCGCCAACCCGCTGCGGCTGCGCCCGGTCTACGGCGACATCCTGCGGGTCAAGGCCCCGGAGACCGGGGAGATCGTCACCCGCGTCGTGCGCGGCTTCGTCGAGGACCGCCCCGTCTACGTCATCCCGCGGGTCGACGGCACCATCGCCATCGGCGCCACCAGCCGCGAGGACGACCACCCCGGCCCCCTGGTCGGCGGCGTCCACCAGCTGCTTCGCGACGCCATCCGGCTCGTCCCCGCGCTCGAGGAGTGCGAGTTCTTAGAGGCCACCTGCGGCGCGCGCCCCGGCACCCCCGACGACCTGCCCTACCTCGGGCGGATCAGCCCCCGTATCATCGTCTCCACCGGCTACTTCCGGCACGGGATCCTGCTCAGCGCCTTCGGCGCCAGGGTCACCCGCGAGCTCGTGGAGGGCCGCGCCCCGGGCATTGATATCTCCGCCTGCGACCCGCTCCGGCACGGGGCGTAG
- the thiS gene encoding sulfur carrier protein ThiS — protein sequence MKLVVNGQPRDVSATTVAELVKEVTGSETGSGIAVAIGEDVLTRAEWENPLVEGAVVEILTAVQGG from the coding sequence ATGAAACTCGTAGTCAACGGCCAGCCCCGCGACGTGTCCGCCACGACCGTCGCCGAGCTCGTGAAGGAAGTGACCGGCTCGGAGACGGGATCCGGCATCGCCGTCGCCATCGGCGAGGACGTGCTCACCCGCGCCGAGTGGGAAAACCCGCTGGTGGAAGGCGCGGTCGTGGAGATCCTCACCGCGGTGCAGGGAGGCTAG
- a CDS encoding thiazole synthase, with protein sequence MLTIAEKTFDSHLIMGTGGATSQDMLERALVASGTQLTTVAMRRHAATVGSGESVFEMLTRLGIAPLPNTAGCQTARDAVLTAKLAREALGTNWVKVEVIADEHTLLPDTTELLDACERLVADGFTVLAYTSDDPIVARHLENVGVAAVMPLGSPIGTGLGILNPHNIELICANAGVPVILDAGVGTASDAALAMELGCSGVLLASAVNRCQDPVAMAEAMAHAVEAGRLAGAAGRIPKREHAVASSPVEGTVSWSDQVL encoded by the coding sequence GTGCTCACCATCGCGGAGAAGACCTTCGACTCCCACCTCATCATGGGGACCGGCGGGGCGACCAGCCAGGACATGCTCGAGCGCGCGCTCGTCGCCTCGGGGACGCAGCTGACGACCGTGGCCATGCGCCGCCACGCCGCGACCGTCGGCTCCGGCGAGAGCGTCTTCGAGATGCTCACCCGGCTCGGCATCGCCCCGCTGCCGAATACCGCCGGGTGCCAGACCGCCCGCGACGCGGTGCTAACCGCCAAGCTCGCCCGCGAGGCGCTCGGCACGAACTGGGTGAAGGTCGAGGTCATCGCCGACGAGCACACCCTGCTGCCCGACACCACCGAGCTGCTGGACGCCTGCGAGCGGCTGGTCGCCGACGGGTTCACGGTGCTCGCCTACACCTCCGACGACCCCATCGTCGCCCGCCACCTGGAGAACGTGGGCGTAGCCGCGGTCATGCCGCTGGGCTCGCCGATCGGCACCGGGCTGGGCATCCTCAACCCGCACAACATCGAGCTCATCTGCGCGAACGCGGGCGTGCCGGTGATCCTCGACGCGGGCGTGGGCACCGCCAGCGACGCCGCGCTCGCCATGGAGCTGGGCTGCTCCGGCGTGCTGCTGGCCAGCGCCGTCAACCGTTGCCAGGATCCCGTGGCGATGGCGGAGGCGATGGCGCACGCGGTGGAGGCCGGCCGGTTGGCGGGCGCGGCGGGGCGGATCCCCAAGCGCGAGCACGCCGTGGCCTCCTCGCCGGTCGAGGGCACCGTGAGCTGGTCGGATCAGGTGCTATAA